Proteins encoded together in one Janthinobacterium tructae window:
- a CDS encoding protein adenylyltransferase SelO: MNGIAITAHTLPLDNAFATLPPAFYTRLMPTPLPAPYFVAASASAASLIGLDAARLAQADYVELLIGNTVAERSLPLSAVYSGHQFGVWAGQLGDGRAILLGDIATEHGPMELQLKGAGATPYSRMGDGRAVLRSSIREFLCSEAMAALGIPTSRALSIMGSQQGIMRETVETAAVVTRMAPSFVRFGSFEHWFYRKKPDELKILADYVIDGFYPHLRAASNPYQALLAEVCVRTAHMIAQWQAVGFMHGVMNTDNMSILGLTLDYGPFGFMEAFDTEHICNHTDQQGRYSYANQPQVGHWNCYALGQALLPLIGEVELTQAALDSYQPAFAEKMNALLRAKLGLQTIQDDDTALFDSMFALMQANHVDFTNFFRALATLQVAAPEHDTALRDLFIDRPAFDAWAAQYRARLSQEHSVDAERQAAMNGVNPKYVLRNYLAQVAIEKAQQQDYTEVAKLLEILQKPFDEQPEHQHYAALPPDWASHLEVSCSS, from the coding sequence TTGAATGGAATCGCCATCACCGCTCATACCTTACCACTGGACAATGCCTTTGCGACATTGCCGCCCGCGTTCTATACGCGGCTGATGCCCACGCCCCTGCCCGCGCCCTACTTTGTCGCCGCCAGCGCGTCGGCGGCAAGCCTGATCGGCCTCGATGCCGCGCGCCTGGCGCAAGCCGATTATGTGGAGCTGCTGATCGGCAATACCGTTGCCGAGCGCTCGCTGCCCCTGTCGGCCGTGTATTCGGGCCACCAGTTCGGCGTCTGGGCCGGCCAGCTGGGCGATGGCCGCGCCATCTTGCTGGGCGATATCGCCACCGAACACGGCCCGATGGAGCTGCAGCTGAAAGGCGCCGGCGCCACGCCGTATTCGCGCATGGGCGACGGACGCGCCGTGCTGCGCTCGTCCATCCGCGAATTCCTCTGCTCGGAAGCCATGGCGGCGCTGGGCATTCCCACCTCGCGCGCGCTGTCCATCATGGGTTCGCAGCAAGGCATCATGCGCGAAACGGTGGAAACGGCGGCTGTCGTCACGCGCATGGCGCCCAGTTTCGTGCGCTTCGGCTCGTTCGAACACTGGTTTTACCGCAAGAAGCCGGACGAGCTGAAAATCCTTGCCGATTACGTCATCGACGGTTTTTATCCCCATTTGCGCGCCGCATCAAATCCGTATCAAGCCTTGCTGGCCGAGGTTTGCGTGCGCACGGCGCACATGATCGCGCAATGGCAAGCCGTGGGCTTCATGCATGGCGTGATGAACACGGACAATATGTCGATCCTGGGCCTGACGCTCGACTACGGCCCCTTCGGCTTCATGGAAGCGTTCGATACCGAGCACATCTGCAACCATACGGACCAGCAGGGCCGCTATTCCTACGCCAACCAGCCGCAGGTGGGCCACTGGAATTGCTACGCGCTGGGCCAGGCCCTGCTGCCGCTGATCGGCGAAGTGGAGCTGACGCAGGCGGCGCTGGACAGCTACCAACCCGCCTTTGCGGAGAAGATGAATGCCTTGCTGCGCGCCAAGCTGGGCTTGCAGACCATTCAGGACGACGATACGGCGCTTTTCGACAGCATGTTTGCGCTGATGCAAGCCAATCACGTGGATTTCACCAACTTTTTCCGCGCCCTGGCGACACTGCAGGTGGCCGCCCCCGAACACGACACGGCGCTGCGCGACCTGTTCATCGACCGCCCCGCCTTCGATGCGTGGGCGGCACAATACCGTGCGCGCCTGTCGCAGGAGCACAGCGTCGATGCCGAGCGGCAGGCGGCCATGAACGGCGTCAACCCGAAATACGTGCTGCGCAACTACCTGGCGCAAGTGGCCATCGAAAAAGCCCAGCAGCAGGACTACACGGAAGTGGCGAAATTGCTGGAAATACTGCAAAAGCCATTTGACGAACAGCCCGAACACCAGCACTATGCGGCCCTGCCGCCCGATTGGGCCAGCCACCTTGAAGTCAGTTGCTCATCCTGA
- a CDS encoding DAPG hydrolase family protein: protein MTKPIEFPWSITNTGDLLDPFPLHLETGITRLEDGCLLVAARTELHGCSGRMLDWWFTFFETTQHIKWWHPHDHVAHHGWNSAWKKGESYYGASIEAVESLGDIAPVKAKLKFHDPKEVFDPAQLQLAKDSGALSAAICARIGFGDHVVLDPHGDPLDGEMLHLTRDTPTGCVLRSRFLLGRNSLDPVREVPDVLGLNLLRHCYSEFTYLSRFLPSLYYGEHANGEKAPLPW, encoded by the coding sequence ATGACGAAGCCTATTGAATTCCCATGGAGCATCACCAACACGGGCGACTTGCTCGACCCGTTTCCCCTGCACCTGGAAACGGGTATCACGCGCCTGGAAGACGGTTGCCTGCTGGTGGCGGCGCGCACGGAGCTGCACGGCTGCAGCGGGCGCATGCTGGACTGGTGGTTTACGTTTTTCGAGACGACGCAGCACATCAAGTGGTGGCATCCGCACGATCACGTGGCCCATCACGGCTGGAACAGCGCGTGGAAAAAGGGAGAGAGTTATTACGGCGCCTCGATCGAGGCGGTGGAATCCTTGGGCGACATTGCGCCCGTAAAAGCCAAGCTGAAGTTCCATGATCCGAAGGAGGTCTTTGACCCGGCGCAACTGCAACTGGCCAAGGACAGCGGCGCCCTGTCGGCCGCCATCTGCGCGCGCATCGGCTTTGGCGACCACGTGGTGCTCGATCCGCACGGTGACCCGCTCGACGGCGAAATGCTGCACCTGACACGCGACACGCCCACGGGCTGCGTACTGCGCAGCCGCTTCTTGCTGGGCCGCAACAGTCTCGATCCCGTGCGCGAGGTGCCCGACGTGCTGGGCCTCAATTTGCTGCGCCATTGCTACAGCGAATTTACCTATCTGTCGCGTTTCCTGCCGTCCTTGTACTACGGCGAGCACGCCAACGGCGAAAAGGCGCCGCTGCCCTGGTAA
- a CDS encoding peptidylprolyl isomerase, with protein sequence MILKPARLILALVAVVAIPAFAQNVATVNGKAIPSSRVDQVVKQVVAQGKQADSPQLREAIKKDLIGREVLIQEADKQGYGTRAEVKSQIDNARQSIIINALLADYVKKNPVKDAEIKAEYDKFKAQAGDKEYHARHILVATEAEAKDIIAKLKGGAKFEELAKVSKDGSAANGGDLDWASPASYVKPFSDAMVALKPGQVTQTPVQSQFGFHVIKLEETRPTKLPALEEVKGQVAESLQQKKLAAYRDELMKKAKIQ encoded by the coding sequence ATGATTTTGAAGCCAGCCCGCCTGATCTTAGCCCTGGTCGCCGTCGTCGCGATCCCTGCCTTCGCGCAAAACGTCGCCACCGTAAATGGCAAGGCCATCCCATCGTCGCGCGTTGACCAGGTCGTCAAGCAAGTCGTCGCCCAAGGCAAGCAAGCCGATTCGCCACAATTGCGCGAAGCCATCAAGAAAGACCTGATCGGCCGTGAAGTGCTGATCCAGGAAGCCGACAAGCAAGGCTACGGCACGCGTGCGGAAGTCAAGTCGCAGATCGACAATGCCCGTCAAAGCATCATCATCAATGCCCTGCTGGCCGACTACGTCAAGAAGAACCCTGTCAAGGACGCTGAAATCAAGGCCGAGTACGACAAGTTCAAGGCACAAGCGGGCGACAAGGAATACCATGCACGCCACATCCTGGTGGCCACCGAAGCGGAAGCGAAAGACATCATCGCCAAGCTGAAAGGCGGCGCCAAGTTCGAAGAACTGGCGAAAGTATCGAAAGACGGTTCCGCAGCCAATGGCGGCGACCTGGACTGGGCTAGCCCAGCTTCGTACGTGAAGCCATTCTCCGACGCCATGGTGGCCCTGAAACCAGGCCAGGTCACGCAAACGCCCGTGCAATCGCAATTCGGCTTCCACGTGATCAAGCTGGAAGAAACCCGTCCGACGAAGCTGCCGGCACTGGAAGAAGTCAAGGGTCAAGTGGCCGAGTCGCTGCAACAGAAGAAACTCGCGGCCTACCGCGATGAACTGATGAAGAAGGCAAAAATCCAATAA
- a CDS encoding DNA alkylation repair protein produces the protein MNLHEELKIALEAVAEPGRAAPMQAYMRDQFVFLGVAAPQRRLAARDLLAGLKGIDADVLLEHAQLLWQQPQREYQHVALDMLALHRRQLGVEHLPALLGLARQRAWWDSVDGMAGIVGDVLQAELRRGGDGHAHMDAALQHEDFWLRRIAMLHQLGWRADTDAGWLFDAALALAHEEEFFIRKAIGWALRDYARHAPAEVLAFATEHRLQLSPLSYREALKHQLP, from the coding sequence ATGAATCTACATGAAGAATTAAAAATCGCGCTGGAAGCGGTTGCCGAACCGGGCCGTGCGGCGCCCATGCAGGCGTATATGCGCGACCAGTTCGTGTTCCTGGGCGTGGCGGCACCGCAGCGGCGGCTGGCCGCCAGGGACTTGCTGGCGGGTTTGAAAGGCATCGATGCCGATGTGCTGCTGGAACATGCGCAACTGCTGTGGCAGCAGCCGCAGCGCGAATACCAGCACGTGGCGCTCGACATGCTGGCCCTGCACCGGCGCCAGCTGGGCGTCGAACACCTCCCCGCCCTGCTCGGCCTGGCGCGCCAGCGCGCCTGGTGGGACAGCGTCGACGGCATGGCGGGCATCGTGGGCGACGTGCTGCAGGCGGAACTGCGGCGCGGCGGCGACGGCCATGCGCACATGGACGCAGCCTTGCAGCACGAAGATTTCTGGCTGCGCCGCATCGCCATGCTGCACCAGCTGGGCTGGCGCGCCGACACGGATGCCGGCTGGCTGTTCGACGCGGCCCTGGCACTAGCCCATGAAGAGGAGTTTTTCATCCGCAAGGCCATCGGCTGGGCCTTGCGCGATTACGCGCGCCACGCGCCGGCAGAGGTGCTAGCTTTTGCTACGGAGCACCGCCTGCAACTATCGCCGCTCAGCTACCGCGAAGCGCTGAAGCACCAGCTACCTTGA
- the msrB gene encoding peptide-methionine (R)-S-oxide reductase MsrB: MTTNKVKKTDAEWRAMLDSMQYEVTRHAATERAFTGKFWDHHAHGVYTCVCCNTPLFASDTKFDSGCGWPSYFQALDPANVTEIVDRSHGMLRTEIVCAVCDAHLGHVFPDGPPPTGLRYCINSASLRFDPHP; the protein is encoded by the coding sequence ATGACCACCAATAAAGTCAAGAAAACCGACGCCGAATGGCGCGCCATGCTCGATTCCATGCAATATGAAGTCACGCGCCATGCGGCCACGGAGCGGGCCTTCACGGGCAAGTTCTGGGACCACCATGCACACGGCGTCTACACCTGCGTCTGCTGCAACACGCCGTTATTTGCCTCGGACACGAAGTTCGATTCCGGCTGCGGCTGGCCCAGCTATTTCCAGGCCCTCGATCCGGCGAATGTCACGGAGATCGTCGACCGCAGCCACGGCATGCTGCGCACGGAAATCGTCTGCGCCGTCTGCGACGCCCACCTGGGCCACGTCTTCCCGGACGGCCCGCCGCCGACCGGCTTGCGCTATTGCATCAATTCGGCTTCCTTGCGCTTCGATCCGCATCCTTGA
- a CDS encoding septation protein A, which produces MKFLFDLFPLIAFFAAFKLGGMYEAATHDFVQQYLSGFVSGGLIKADQAPWILATLVGIVATACQVSYLLLRGRKVDGMLWLSLFIFVVFGGASIYLHDDFFLKWKPTLIYWLSGLALLIAHVGFKKNLIRKTMEAQVQLPDAVWNQLLAAWIIFFGAIGALNLFVAFVLYKGDMAAWVSFKAFGATGIFFAFIVAQTLFLAKHIKEDA; this is translated from the coding sequence ATGAAATTTCTATTCGACCTATTCCCCCTGATCGCCTTCTTCGCCGCCTTCAAACTGGGCGGCATGTATGAAGCGGCCACGCATGATTTCGTGCAGCAATATTTGTCCGGCTTCGTGTCTGGCGGCCTGATCAAGGCTGACCAGGCGCCATGGATACTTGCCACCCTGGTCGGTATCGTCGCCACCGCCTGCCAGGTCAGCTATCTGCTGCTGCGCGGGCGCAAGGTGGACGGCATGCTGTGGCTGTCGCTGTTCATCTTTGTCGTGTTCGGCGGCGCCAGCATTTACCTGCATGACGATTTCTTCCTGAAATGGAAGCCGACCCTGATCTACTGGCTGTCCGGCCTGGCCCTCTTGATCGCCCATGTGGGCTTCAAGAAAAACCTGATCCGCAAGACCATGGAAGCACAAGTGCAATTGCCTGATGCCGTCTGGAACCAGTTGCTGGCGGCATGGATCATTTTCTTTGGCGCCATCGGCGCGCTCAATTTGTTCGTCGCCTTCGTGCTGTACAAGGGCGACATGGCCGCCTGGGTCAGTTTTAAAGCGTTTGGCGCGACGGGCATCTTCTTTGCCTTCATCGTGGCGCAAACCCTGTTCCTCGCCAAACATATCAAGGAAGACGCATGA
- a CDS encoding BolA family protein, which produces MMTNDTTTRMQRIRTRLETALSPLECVLEDDSARHRGHAGAASGGGHYNLRIISSQFEGLRLVMRHRLVYDSVHDMMHNEIHALAIVALAPSEVV; this is translated from the coding sequence ATGATGACGAACGACACGACAACGCGCATGCAGCGCATTCGTACCCGCCTGGAAACGGCACTTTCCCCTCTGGAATGCGTACTGGAAGACGATTCGGCGCGCCACCGGGGCCATGCGGGCGCCGCCTCGGGCGGAGGCCATTACAATCTACGCATTATTTCTAGTCAATTTGAGGGGCTCAGGCTCGTCATGCGCCATCGACTGGTGTATGATTCCGTGCACGATATGATGCATAATGAGATACATGCATTGGCGATTGTGGCCCTGGCGCCGTCCGAAGTAGTGTAA
- a CDS encoding peptidylprolyl isomerase, with amino-acid sequence MTFKPARLLIALLAVVAVPVFAQNVAVVNGKPIPSSRVDAVVKQVVAQGQQPDSPQLREMIKKDLIGREVLMQEAENKGFGKDAAVKQQIENARQAIVINALVGDYLKKNPVNDAEIKAEYDKFVAQTGDKEYHVRHILVATEAEAKDIIAKLKAGAKFEDLAKQSKDTGSADNGGDLDWAAPSSFPKVFSDAFVKLQKGQVTDTAVQTPNGFHVIKLDDTRAAKLPTLEEVKPQIAEALQQKKLQAYQEEMIKKAKVQ; translated from the coding sequence ATGACTTTTAAGCCAGCCCGCTTGCTGATCGCACTACTCGCCGTTGTCGCGGTACCTGTTTTTGCGCAAAATGTTGCCGTTGTTAATGGCAAGCCTATCCCATCGTCGCGCGTTGATGCAGTCGTCAAGCAAGTCGTCGCCCAAGGCCAGCAACCGGATTCGCCGCAGTTGCGCGAAATGATCAAGAAGGACTTGATCGGCCGTGAAGTGCTGATGCAAGAAGCGGAAAACAAAGGTTTCGGTAAAGATGCAGCCGTCAAGCAGCAAATCGAGAACGCACGTCAGGCCATCGTCATCAACGCCCTGGTCGGCGACTACCTGAAAAAGAACCCCGTCAACGACGCTGAAATCAAGGCCGAATACGACAAGTTCGTAGCCCAGACGGGCGACAAGGAATACCATGTGCGCCACATCCTGGTGGCCACCGAAGCCGAAGCGAAAGACATCATCGCCAAGCTGAAAGCCGGCGCCAAGTTCGAAGACCTGGCCAAGCAATCGAAAGATACCGGTTCGGCCGACAATGGCGGCGACCTGGACTGGGCGGCCCCATCGTCGTTCCCGAAAGTGTTCTCCGACGCCTTCGTGAAACTGCAAAAAGGCCAGGTCACCGACACCGCGGTACAAACGCCTAACGGTTTCCACGTGATCAAGCTGGACGACACCCGCGCGGCCAAGCTGCCGACCCTGGAAGAAGTCAAGCCACAGATCGCCGAAGCGCTGCAGCAAAAGAAACTGCAAGCGTATCAGGAAGAAATGATCAAAAAAGCAAAAGTTCAGTAA
- a CDS encoding GNAT family N-acetyltransferase produces the protein MALANDTRISPTAVVQAQLDAYNAHDVPALLAIYADDAQQFQHPDTLLATGSAQIGPRFTARFAASRPQAQLLNRIACGKLVIDHEIVHGDTPDGVSAQELVATYEVEQGRIARAWFSFGALTRLRVALPADVPAMNALIARSGVALSAGFYTQEQAEAVTRHVFGVDTQLVADQTYFVIERDGAMLACGGWSRRATLYGADRAKSGPDPLLDPASQPGRIRAFFVEPSAARQGLGSMLMRHCERQALAAGFTALELAATLPGVPLYRASGFAVTEDFHLDLPDDIKLPLARMHKRL, from the coding sequence ATGGCGCTTGCCAACGATACACGCATTTCGCCCACGGCGGTGGTCCAGGCACAACTGGACGCCTACAACGCCCACGACGTGCCCGCCTTGCTGGCCATCTATGCCGATGATGCGCAGCAATTCCAGCACCCGGATACCTTGCTGGCCACGGGCAGTGCGCAGATCGGCCCCCGTTTCACGGCGCGTTTCGCCGCCAGCCGGCCACAGGCGCAGTTGCTCAACCGCATCGCTTGCGGCAAGCTGGTGATCGACCACGAGATCGTGCATGGCGACACGCCGGACGGTGTTTCCGCGCAGGAGCTGGTGGCAACATATGAGGTGGAACAGGGGCGCATCGCGCGTGCCTGGTTCAGCTTTGGCGCCTTGACGCGCCTGCGCGTGGCGCTGCCGGCCGATGTGCCCGCCATGAATGCACTGATCGCCCGTTCCGGCGTGGCATTGAGCGCGGGGTTTTATACGCAGGAACAGGCCGAGGCCGTGACGCGCCACGTGTTCGGCGTCGATACGCAACTGGTGGCTGACCAGACGTATTTCGTCATCGAGCGCGACGGCGCCATGCTGGCCTGCGGCGGCTGGAGCCGGCGCGCCACCCTGTATGGCGCCGACCGTGCGAAGAGCGGGCCGGACCCGCTGCTCGACCCGGCCAGCCAGCCTGGCCGCATCCGCGCCTTTTTTGTCGAGCCAAGCGCCGCGCGCCAGGGCCTGGGCAGCATGTTGATGCGCCATTGCGAACGCCAGGCGCTGGCCGCCGGTTTTACTGCACTGGAACTGGCCGCCACCTTGCCCGGCGTGCCGTTGTACCGGGCCAGCGGTTTTGCCGTCACGGAAGATTTTCACCTGGACTTGCCCGATGACATCAAACTGCCGCTGGCGCGCATGCACAAGCGGCTGTAA
- a CDS encoding TetR/AcrR family transcriptional regulator — protein sequence MQEEESKAVRGRGRPARPPEEAREAAVQAATWLLLHEGYAATTMEAVARHAGMAKKSLYQYAANREELVALVVRGWTDAFLPAMAHDAAAPGEVLPLLKEILQTMAARVLTADAVGLFRLLCTEFPARAQLLAVYQRNGIERGTALLAEWLARQAARGHLVLHDGQELAGLLLAMVIAEPLRQMALGLLAPVPAWDATSRIDAALRLLGGQAVKVAGASALRGS from the coding sequence ATGCAGGAAGAAGAGAGCAAGGCTGTGCGTGGACGGGGCCGTCCGGCGCGTCCGCCCGAGGAAGCGCGCGAGGCGGCCGTGCAGGCGGCCACCTGGCTGCTGCTGCACGAAGGCTATGCGGCCACGACCATGGAAGCGGTGGCGCGCCACGCGGGCATGGCAAAGAAGTCGCTGTATCAATATGCGGCCAACCGCGAGGAACTGGTCGCTCTGGTGGTACGCGGCTGGACGGATGCATTTTTGCCGGCGATGGCGCACGATGCGGCCGCGCCCGGCGAAGTGCTGCCCTTATTGAAGGAGATCTTGCAGACGATGGCGGCGCGCGTGCTGACGGCGGACGCCGTCGGCCTGTTCCGCCTGCTGTGCACGGAGTTTCCCGCGCGCGCGCAGTTACTTGCCGTGTATCAGCGCAACGGCATCGAGCGGGGCACGGCCTTGCTGGCAGAGTGGCTGGCTCGCCAGGCCGCGCGCGGTCATCTGGTGCTGCACGATGGGCAGGAACTGGCCGGCTTGCTGCTGGCCATGGTGATTGCCGAGCCGCTGCGGCAGATGGCGCTGGGCTTGCTGGCGCCTGTGCCCGCCTGGGATGCCACTTCCCGCATTGACGCGGCGCTGCGATTGCTGGGTGGCCAGGCCGTCAAGGTAGCTGGTGCTTCAGCGCTTCGCGGTAGCTGA